One Littorina saxatilis isolate snail1 linkage group LG14, US_GU_Lsax_2.0, whole genome shotgun sequence genomic region harbors:
- the LOC138947167 gene encoding uncharacterized protein DDB_G0284459-like isoform X1, protein MVTSRPSAHAQVDKFRHVRDAICILFTAADSLRFEMSQKFPPNSRGSMLLKLALNQLKATAETPSDGIVQVEEVNKTDNRTNTIGFNARPGRPPELSRSLGQGTRQGFHQSAESAGGRDRDEKSRDSESSRMRRSQSCSPGDSDRSERSCRSRSKERARRSRSPREDKLKEEKERDKERDRSREKERDKDSGRDRCSRDDNRDRDPVRTDRERSSGQERDRDQDQFEREKRDRDRSPRESRSREDDPDKERKDRDSEGDSDSGRDRGRGRDEGRGRNRDRDIDAGRDRDGGRDRDKGKKRYREREGRQRERNQEREDEVRFVKTGWRSGGDCDRNREDSGGRGGHRGNDRRDFPGRQGCPPQSSRSPGQGARPKTSDGRRGFRQPAEPAREWSSYSDSDDDYLPGSEDDTDSSNNDATAPCGVPGTTSESDESIIFPFLRKSDGARWSPGIPSESLKAAGLYTSSQPPSSSSSRSITRPSGSKSSSQPASKPSSSTNTRPSGIRIHIAANTNGKRVYDKENWCKFCNSPSTNLAKHQFSKHKKEPEIVEILSNPKNSAERRFLLERVRNLGNYYYNCRVLKKNKGKLIPWRSPSEKVNPLCYIPCEFCLGFFVRNELWRHQQRCKFRKTSKNGRNVISRAESLLPSNMECSGG, encoded by the exons ATGGTGACATCACGTCCTTCGGCGCATGCGCAAGTGGACAAGTTCAGGCATGTGCGTGACGCCATTTGTATTTTGTTCACTGCGGCAGACTCATTGAG gtTTGAAATGTCGCAGAAGTTTCCCCCCAATAGCAGAGGCAGCATGCTTCTGAAGCTGGCTTTGAATCAGCTCAAAGCTACAGCAG AAACTCCTAGTGACGGCATTGTACAAGTGGAAGAGGTGAACAAAACGGACAATAGGACCAACACCATTGGCTTCAATGCGCGTCCGGGACGCCCACCTGAGCTTTCACGCAGTCTAGGGCAGGGTACGAGGCAAGGATTTCATCAGTCAGCCGAATCTGCTGGAG GCCGAGATAGGGATGAGAAGTCCAGGGACTCGGAGTCCAGCAGGATGAGGCGCTCTCAGAGCTGCTCCCCTGGAGACAGCGACCGCAGCGAAAGGTCATGCAGGTCAAGGTCCAAGGAGAGGGCAAGAAGGTCACGATCACCCAGAGAGGATAAGCTGAaagaagagaaggagagggacaaggagagagacaggAGCAGAGAGAAGGAACGAGACAAAGACAGTGGGCGAGACAGATGCAGCAGGGAcgacaacagagacagagatcccGTTCGcacagacagggagaggtcTTCCGGCCAAGAACGAGACCGTGACCAAGATCAGTTTGAGCGAGAGAAGAGAGACCGTGACCGCAGCCCGAGAGAGAGCAGGAGCAGAGAGGACGACCCAGACAAAGAGAGGAAAGATAGAGATTCGGAGGGGGACAGTGACAGCGGAAGAGACAGAGGTCGGGGCAGAGACGAAGGAAGGGGgaggaacagagacagagacatagacgcAGGAAGGGATAGAGacggaggaagagacagagataagggAAAAAAAAGGTACCGAGAGCGAGAGggcagacagcgagagagaaacCAGGAGAGAGAGGACGAGGTCCGCTTTGTCAAGACCGGCTGGAGGTCAGGCGGTGACTGCGACAGGAACCGAGAGGACAGTGGGGGCCGGGGTGGTCACCGTGGCAACGACAGAAGGGACTTCCCTGGGCGCCAGGGATGCCCACCTCAGTCTTCACGCAGTCCAGGGCAGGGTGCCAGGCCAAAGACCAGCGACGGAAGGCGAGGATTTCGTCAACCAGCTGAACCTGCTAGAG AGTGGTCTTCTTACAGCGACTCGGACGATGACTATCTTCCCGGCTCAGAAGATGACACTGACTCGAGCAACAATGACGCCACAGCACCATGTGGAGTGCCAGGGACCACCAGTGAATCCGATGAGTCCATCATCTTTCCCTTTCTACGTAAATCTGATG gtgcAAGGTGGTCACCAGGTATTCCATCTGAATCTCTAAAAGCTGCAGGTCTCTACACCTCATCACAGCCACCCTCTTCTTCATCGTCCAGAAGCATCACTCGACCAAGCGGGAGTAAATCTTCATCCCAGCCAGCATCTAAACCTTCATCGTCGACCAATACTCGACCAAGCGGCATAAGAATCCATATTGCCGCAAATACAAATGGCAAAAGAGTGTACGATAAAGAGAACTGGTGCAAGTTCTGTAACTCCCCAAGCACCAACCTCGCTAAACACCAGTTTTCGAAACATAAGAAGGAACCTGAAATAGTGGAAATTTTGTCTAACCCCAAGAACTCAGCAGAAAGGCGTTTTCTGCTGGAAAGAGTGCGGAACCTTGGTAACTATTATTACAACTGTCGCgttcttaaaaaaaacaagggtAAACTAATACCCTGGCGATCACCCTCAGAAAAAGTGAACCCTCTGTGCTACATCCCCTGTGAATTTTGCCTGGGCTTCTTTGTAAGAAACGAACTGTGGCGGCACCAACAACGCTGCAAATTCCGGAAAACTTCAAAAAACGGAAGAAACGTCATATCCAGAGCTGAATCTTTGCTTCCATCCAACATGGAGTGCAGCGGAGgctag
- the LOC138947167 gene encoding uncharacterized protein DDB_G0284459-like isoform X2, with protein sequence MRHFPNHLDHAVADDNMFEMSQKFPPNSRGSMLLKLALNQLKATAETPSDGIVQVEEVNKTDNRTNTIGFNARPGRPPELSRSLGQGTRQGFHQSAESAGGRDRDEKSRDSESSRMRRSQSCSPGDSDRSERSCRSRSKERARRSRSPREDKLKEEKERDKERDRSREKERDKDSGRDRCSRDDNRDRDPVRTDRERSSGQERDRDQDQFEREKRDRDRSPRESRSREDDPDKERKDRDSEGDSDSGRDRGRGRDEGRGRNRDRDIDAGRDRDGGRDRDKGKKRYREREGRQRERNQEREDEVRFVKTGWRSGGDCDRNREDSGGRGGHRGNDRRDFPGRQGCPPQSSRSPGQGARPKTSDGRRGFRQPAEPAREWSSYSDSDDDYLPGSEDDTDSSNNDATAPCGVPGTTSESDESIIFPFLRKSDGARWSPGIPSESLKAAGLYTSSQPPSSSSSRSITRPSGSKSSSQPASKPSSSTNTRPSGIRIHIAANTNGKRVYDKENWCKFCNSPSTNLAKHQFSKHKKEPEIVEILSNPKNSAERRFLLERVRNLGNYYYNCRVLKKNKGKLIPWRSPSEKVNPLCYIPCEFCLGFFVRNELWRHQQRCKFRKTSKNGRNVISRAESLLPSNMECSGG encoded by the exons ATGAGGCACTTTCCCAATCATTTAGATCatgcagtagcagacgacaacat gtTTGAAATGTCGCAGAAGTTTCCCCCCAATAGCAGAGGCAGCATGCTTCTGAAGCTGGCTTTGAATCAGCTCAAAGCTACAGCAG AAACTCCTAGTGACGGCATTGTACAAGTGGAAGAGGTGAACAAAACGGACAATAGGACCAACACCATTGGCTTCAATGCGCGTCCGGGACGCCCACCTGAGCTTTCACGCAGTCTAGGGCAGGGTACGAGGCAAGGATTTCATCAGTCAGCCGAATCTGCTGGAG GCCGAGATAGGGATGAGAAGTCCAGGGACTCGGAGTCCAGCAGGATGAGGCGCTCTCAGAGCTGCTCCCCTGGAGACAGCGACCGCAGCGAAAGGTCATGCAGGTCAAGGTCCAAGGAGAGGGCAAGAAGGTCACGATCACCCAGAGAGGATAAGCTGAaagaagagaaggagagggacaaggagagagacaggAGCAGAGAGAAGGAACGAGACAAAGACAGTGGGCGAGACAGATGCAGCAGGGAcgacaacagagacagagatcccGTTCGcacagacagggagaggtcTTCCGGCCAAGAACGAGACCGTGACCAAGATCAGTTTGAGCGAGAGAAGAGAGACCGTGACCGCAGCCCGAGAGAGAGCAGGAGCAGAGAGGACGACCCAGACAAAGAGAGGAAAGATAGAGATTCGGAGGGGGACAGTGACAGCGGAAGAGACAGAGGTCGGGGCAGAGACGAAGGAAGGGGgaggaacagagacagagacatagacgcAGGAAGGGATAGAGacggaggaagagacagagataagggAAAAAAAAGGTACCGAGAGCGAGAGggcagacagcgagagagaaacCAGGAGAGAGAGGACGAGGTCCGCTTTGTCAAGACCGGCTGGAGGTCAGGCGGTGACTGCGACAGGAACCGAGAGGACAGTGGGGGCCGGGGTGGTCACCGTGGCAACGACAGAAGGGACTTCCCTGGGCGCCAGGGATGCCCACCTCAGTCTTCACGCAGTCCAGGGCAGGGTGCCAGGCCAAAGACCAGCGACGGAAGGCGAGGATTTCGTCAACCAGCTGAACCTGCTAGAG AGTGGTCTTCTTACAGCGACTCGGACGATGACTATCTTCCCGGCTCAGAAGATGACACTGACTCGAGCAACAATGACGCCACAGCACCATGTGGAGTGCCAGGGACCACCAGTGAATCCGATGAGTCCATCATCTTTCCCTTTCTACGTAAATCTGATG gtgcAAGGTGGTCACCAGGTATTCCATCTGAATCTCTAAAAGCTGCAGGTCTCTACACCTCATCACAGCCACCCTCTTCTTCATCGTCCAGAAGCATCACTCGACCAAGCGGGAGTAAATCTTCATCCCAGCCAGCATCTAAACCTTCATCGTCGACCAATACTCGACCAAGCGGCATAAGAATCCATATTGCCGCAAATACAAATGGCAAAAGAGTGTACGATAAAGAGAACTGGTGCAAGTTCTGTAACTCCCCAAGCACCAACCTCGCTAAACACCAGTTTTCGAAACATAAGAAGGAACCTGAAATAGTGGAAATTTTGTCTAACCCCAAGAACTCAGCAGAAAGGCGTTTTCTGCTGGAAAGAGTGCGGAACCTTGGTAACTATTATTACAACTGTCGCgttcttaaaaaaaacaagggtAAACTAATACCCTGGCGATCACCCTCAGAAAAAGTGAACCCTCTGTGCTACATCCCCTGTGAATTTTGCCTGGGCTTCTTTGTAAGAAACGAACTGTGGCGGCACCAACAACGCTGCAAATTCCGGAAAACTTCAAAAAACGGAAGAAACGTCATATCCAGAGCTGAATCTTTGCTTCCATCCAACATGGAGTGCAGCGGAGgctag
- the LOC138947166 gene encoding uncharacterized protein, protein MFQKDERHTLCRQWFTHVGLNISDLSDKQLRARLDKVRKPYDTFSKSLHRGNNEAKLKDYLFQQQSHFPLVSAMPTVPSVVPCAIENAPATPPADHPTGDELTHLKIASSGRQLAALRRSNEELSGSLLEAKNREMIYKDLLKEKTQSVTILQADLTKLQGKAERSASHIKCVETQLCSAKEYIGKIRQTNFYKRLKRQETNLKKREENLKDHEDGGCIQTIERLKHKLKLCQTANSSLRAKLNSVKEKRQQDLDRHNQLTADLLEEAVVHTVKTTEEGPRKKFTHDVIKTTIGLISCGVSAKNSGHVIQTVARNLFHTDIDDKDVPSERTSLRFADQGHYLAKYHVAETVLDSDNFDIHFDGTTRDHRKYVGQQVTTSAGSLSCGFTEVATEDAKTLVDVTVSLLQEVAQVYDKDDTERCFKAALQKCSGLMSDRAAPNKLMKKDFNDLRKATLGTEEDLQFLYCNAHYLLGLGTSAEKSLKELQTEWGQQRIGRDNAAQFGHWQAKEAAAVRYVRMACEVLGPRGDDQCGCRDAWLAYCEMTNKTSTVPSFKSNRFNSIFYGATKLLAHRDDIIEFLSDYMPSRNQKLESVLKDAQSEEVNVFVATLAMVYERITGPYWTLLCAGETSYAEFFLPVVELHAQLREWRDDSASIFSPHVPSLFSIQVPDASSLAALLDLDEATQQKVQRAFSHFCVNFVAVTERQLDDFLPGGRYHAVQDPQVLERLRHSHITNLLGEACFGDLDISIYTHRNSSVHHHSTLTMLKRNKTMKAWFNQKSNEEQRQLLLNASSSGPEMRKRHRENDREVKASKRQKLQLQQQRTEADRQKKAREKADIAQEIRQDGGACSSAGDVDRLLERKALQREKLAALKTQIRFFRHVLGFKSELLKLTQDLPGLEQSLKEFLASQDPFPEHRDRVDNNLDEEDEPSESDSSASEHENDQRVDSDGFSFAQTGQTVAVFYDETFHVGTVTNILSADEAKVNFLKKSSLDNNRFSWPAKEDSDTVSSVFVFAWDFLLEPISTNARMWHVPNSTLQEQYNLYVEKYC, encoded by the exons ATGTTCCAGAAAGACGAGAGGCATACTTTGTGCAGGCAGTGGTTTACACATGTTGGACTTAACATTTCAGACTTGTCTGACAAGCAGCTTAGAGCAAGACTCGACAAAGTACGCAAACCATATGACACTTTCTCTAAAAGTCTGCACAGAGGCAACAACGAGGCGAAGCTGAAAGACTATTTATTTCAACAGCAGTCTCATTTTCCCCTGGTATCTGCGATGCCTACTGTCCCGTCTGTTGTGCCTTGTGCAATAGAGAATGCACCTGCAACACCCCCAGCTGACCATCCAACCGGAGATGAATTGACTCATCTAAAGATTGCATCAAGTGGCAGGCAGTTAGCTGCACTACGCAGGAGCAATGAAGAGCTCAGTGGGAGTCTGTTGGAAGCAAAGAACCGAGAGATGATTTACAAGGACCTTCTCAAAGAGAAAACTCAAAGCGTAACCATCTTGCAGGCAGACTTGACAAAACTTCAAGGCAAAGCTGAACGTAGTGCATCTCACATAAAATGTGTGGAAACCCAGTTGTGCAGTGCCAAGGAGTACATCGGCAAAATTCGGCAAACAAACTTTTACAAGAGACTGAAAAGGCAGGAAACCAActtaaaaaagagagaagaaaatctGAAAGATCATGAGGATGGTGGGTGCATTCAAACAATTGAGCGTCTGAAGCACAAACTCAAGTTGTGTCAGACTGCTAATTCAAGTCTGAGAGCCAAATTGAACAGTGTGAAGGAGAAGCGACAACAAGACTTGGACAGACATAATCAGCTGACTGCTGATCTTCTTGAAGAAGCTGTAGTACATACTGTGAAGACAACAGAGGAGGGCCCCAGGAAGAAATTCACGCATGATGTCATCAAAACTACCATTGGACTCATTTCTTGTGGGGTTTCTGCAAAGAACAGTGGCCATGTCATCCAAACAGTTGCGCGCAATCTGTTCCACACCGATATCGACGACAAAGATGTACCATCTGAACGCACATCTCTGCGGTTTGCGGATCAAGGGCACTACCTGGCTAAATACCATGTTGCCGAGACTGTGCTTGACTCTGACAATTTTGATATTCATTTTGACGGAACAACACGGGACCACCGGAAATATGTGGGTCAACAAGTGACCACAAGTGCAGGGTCCCTCAGCTGTGGATTCACAGAGGTAGCTACAGAAGACGCCAAGACTCTTGTGGATGTTACCGTCAGTCTCCTCCAAGAAGTGGCGCAAGTCTACGACAAAGACGACACAGAACGCTGCTTCAAAGCAGCTCTGCAGAAGTGTTCAGGACTGATGTCTGACAGAGCCGCTCCAAACAAGCTCATGAAGAAAGACTTCAACGACCTCAGAAAGGCAACCCTGGGGACAGAGGAGGATCTCCAGTTCCTGTACTGCAACGCCCATTACTTGCTTGGACTTG GCACAAGTGCAGAGAAGTCACTGAAAGAACTACAGACCGAGTGGGGGCAGCAGCGTATTGGCCGAGACAACGCAGCTCAGTTTGGACATTGGCAGGCAAAGGAGGCAGCAGCTGTTCGCTATGTGCGGATGGCCTGCGAGGTTCTAGGACCCAGGGGCGATGATCAATGTGGCTGCAGAGATGCATGGCTTGCATACTGTGAGATGACCAACAAGACGTCTACTGTGCCAAGCTTCAAATCTAACCGGTTTAACAGCATCTTTTATGGTGCAACAAAGCTGCTGGCACACCGTGACGACATCATAGAGTTCCTGTCAGATTACATGCCGAGCAGGAACCAGAAGCTGGAAAGTGTGTTGAAGGATGCCCAGAGTGAAGAGGTGAACGTTTTTGTTGCCACGCTTGCCATGGTCTACGAGAGGATCACAGGACCTTACTGGACTCTACTGTGTGCTGGGGAGACGAGCTATGCAGAGTTTTTCTTGCCTGTTGTGGAGCTGCACGCACAGCTGAGAGAGTGGAGAGATGACAGTGCCTCCATTTTCAGCCCCCATGTGCCATCACTCTTCAGTATCCAAGTACCAGACGCATCGTCACTTGCAGCACTCCTAGATCTGGATGAGGCGACACAACAGAAAGTGCAGCGTGCCTTCAGCCACTTCTGTGTCAACTTTGTTGCTGTCACTGAGCGACAGTTGGACGACTTCCTGCCTGGTGGCCGATACCATGCTGTTCAGGATCCACAAGTGTTGGAGCGGCTGCGGCATTCACACATCACCAACCTCTTGGGAGAAGCCTGCTTTGGGGATCTCGATATTTCCATTTACACGCACCGCAACTCCTCAGTCCACCACCACAGCACTCTGACCATGTTGAAACGGAACAAAACAATGAAGGCTTGGTTCAACCAGAAGTCCAATGAGGAACAAAGGCAACTTCTTCTGAATGCATCCAGTAGTGGTCCTGAAATGCGAAAGCGTCACcgagagaatgacagagaggTGAAAGCCAGCAAAAGACAGAAGCTACAGCTTCAGCAGCAGCGGACAGAGGCAGATCGACAGAAGAAGGCAAGGGAGAAGGCAGATATTGCTCAAGAGATCCGTCAAGATGGGGGAGCCTGCAGCAGTGCTGGTGATGTCGACAGGCTGCTAGAACGAAAAGCTCTGCAAAGAGAAAAACTGGCTGCTCTGAAGACCCAGATTCGCTTTTTCCGGCATGTCCTGGGATTCAAGTCTGAGCTTCTGAAGCTCACACAGGACCTTCCAggcctggaacagtctctgaaGGAGTTCCTTGCGTCCCAGGACCCATTCCCAGAACACAGGGACAGGGTGGACAACAACCTTGATGAGGAAGACGAGCCATCAGAGTCCGACTCCTCTGCTTCAGAGCATGAGAACGACCAGCGAGTAGATAGCGACGGGTTTTCATTTGCCCAGACAGGTCAGACAGTGGCAGTGTTCTACGATGAAACATTTCATGTGGGCACTGTTACAAACATTCTAAGCGCAGATGAGGCAAAAGTAAACTTTTTAAAGAAGAGCTCTCTGGACAACAACAGATTTTCTTGGCCAGCCAAAGAAGACAGTGACACCGTcagcagtgtgtttgtgtttgcatgggacTTTTTGTTAGAACCGATCTCCACAAATGCACGGATGTGGCATGTCCCAAACAGCACTCTCCAGGAACAATATAACTTGTATGTGGAGAAGTACTGTTGA